The following are from one region of the Mytilus trossulus isolate FHL-02 unplaced genomic scaffold, PNRI_Mtr1.1.1.hap1 h1tg000234l__unscaffolded, whole genome shotgun sequence genome:
- the LOC134701224 gene encoding uncharacterized protein LOC134701224 gives MKWTTVCQLNFFITNLVCTSTSVTWEREPGVMRIGEPVTLICTVHDENTIDYNRTRQWLKGTELIVYNGHLDKPSEYKEILTSHNQFKLLIKNLTESDLTSNYQCRYGFDTVTRRLQINGGIFEYPPTVKTTNVIYNTSSNGRTSIHLHLAKVFPLPNCTLALENNYYQFRNSSILRHSVYYEVFLNCEVTSCNIKPEIHCLLIKEYPIPWTVFLACRGILVIRTIF, from the exons TGACATGGGAACGTGAGCCAGGTGTAATGAGAATCGGCGAACCGGTGACTTTGATATGTACCGTCCATGATGAAAATACTATTGACTATAACCGGACACGCCAATGGTTAAAGGGGACAGAATTGATCGTGTACAATGGTCATTTGGATAAACCTTcagaatataaagaaatattgaccAGTCATAACCAGTTTAAGCTGTTGATCAAAAACCTTACAGAATCAGATTTGACATCCAATTATCAATGCCGTTACGGTTTCGATACTGTCACGAGAAGGTTACAAATAAATGGAGGGATTTTCGAAT aTCCTCCCACTGTTAAAACAACGAATGTCATATACAACACGTCTAGCAATGGACGGACATCTATACATCTTCATCTTGCAAAAGTTTTTCCATTGCCGAATTGTACTTTAGCTTTAGAG aataACTATTACCAATTCAGAAATTCCTCCATTCTCAGACATAGCGTTTATTACGAAGTCTTCTTGAATTGTGAAGTTACTAGTTGCAACATTAAACCAGAGATACATTGTCTTTTGATTAAAGAATATCCGATACCATGGACGGTGTTTCTAGCCTGTAGAGGTATACTAGTAATTAGGACTATTTTTTAG